One Dioscorea cayenensis subsp. rotundata cultivar TDr96_F1 chromosome 15, TDr96_F1_v2_PseudoChromosome.rev07_lg8_w22 25.fasta, whole genome shotgun sequence genomic region harbors:
- the LOC120277599 gene encoding polygalacturonase-like: MKHSIDYDSSSSYNKAVLIDVEDYGAKGDGRDDSEAFEKAWGVTCSSSQPVTFMVASDKKYKLKPLTFQGPCKSNVKVMIEGSIEASSDQSDWDGKDERHWLLFDEINDLEVGGGGTIDGNGNIWWQNSCKIKTSLPCRDAPTAMTFSNCKNLKVNDLSIRNSQQIHVSFESCSNVHASQLSISSPESSPNTDGIHVTGTQNINITNCAIQTGDDCISIVGGSQGVKAMSITCGPGHGISIGSLGSDDSENYVSDVVVDTATLTGTTNGVRIKTWQGGSGYAKRITFQNINMNNVENPIIIDQNYCDSKRPCDEQKSAVEVSDILYKNIKGTSASEIAVDFQCSKSVPCHGIVLQDINLVKEGGGTAKSSCKNVEWTKEAQTLPEPCAENY, from the exons ATGAAGCATAGTATTGATTATGATTCCTCTTCTTCATATAATAAAGCAGTACTGATTGATGTGGAGGATTATGGGGCTAAAGGTGATGGAAGAGATGATagtgag GCATTTGAGAAAGCATGGGGAGTAACATGTTCTTCATCACAACCAGTTACTTTTATGGTTGCTAGTGATAAGAAGTACAAACTAAAGCCACTCACTTTCCAAGGGCCATGTAAATCCAATGTCAAAGTGATG ATCGAAGGATCGATTGAAGCTTCTTCAGATCAATCGGACTGGGATGGAAAGGATGAAAGACATTGGTTGCTGTTTGATGAGATAAATGATCTTGAAGTAGGAGGTGGTGGAACTATAGATGGAAATGGAAACATATGGTGGCAAAACTCATGCAAGATCAAAACATCACTT CCTTGTCGCGATGCTCCTACG gcAATGACATTCTCAAATTGCAAGAATTTGAAGGTGAATGACTTGAGCATAAGAAACAGTCAACAGATTCATGTATCATTTGAAAGCTGCAGCAATGTTCATGCCTCTCAACTTTCAATTAGTTCACCTGAATCAAGTCCAAACACTGATGGCATTCATGTTACCGGCacacaaaacataaatataaccAATTGTGCCATTCAAACAG GAGATGACTGTATATCAATAGTGGGTGGATCACAAGGAGTGAAAGCCATGAGCATAACTTGTGGTCCAGGTCATGGCATCAG TATTGGAAGTTTAGGATCTGACGACTCAGAAAACTATGTTTCTGATGTGGTGGTGGACACAGCCACACTCACTGGCACAACAAATGGAGTCCGGATCAAGACTTGGCAG GGAGGCAGTGGATATGCGAAGCGCATTACTTTTCAGAATATCAACATGAATAATGTTGAAAACCCAATAATCATTGATCAAAACTATTGTGACTCTAAAAGACCATGCGATGAACAG AAATCTGCGGTGGAAGTGAGCGACATTTTGTACAAGAACATCAAAGGAACAAGCGCGTCTGAGATTGCTGTAGATTTTCAATGCAGCAAAAGTGTTCCATGCCATGGCATTGTGTTGCAAGATATTAATTTGGTCAAAGAAGGAGGTGGAACAGCAAAAAGTTCATGCAAAAATGTTGAGTGGACTAAAGAGGCACAGACTTTGCCTGAGCCCTGTGCTGAGAACTATTga